The sequence TGCCTTTGCCTGTTGAGGCCAgggacggcgatgccgctgcagcagcccgTGCGACCGCGCAGTACCGGTTTGAAGTGCGTGCGCAATGCCACCTGGGAGACTTGGTGACGTGCGTGCGGCAGGGCAGCTTTGCCGCCACGTCGCTGATGGAGGCACCCGCGCACTGCTCATCGGCCCAGAATCAACTGCTTTTGCCGGGAATTGCTGGTCCACAGCTCGTGTTCGCTACGGCGCACGGCGGCTTTGGTGTGGTGACGCCAGTGCACGCCGCCACGTACCTTGTCCTGCGCGCCCTTGAGGCGTCCCTGGTGCGCACGGTGCCACCCGTGGGTGGTCTCTCGCACCAGGCCTTCCGCGAGGTCTTACGCGCCGGCCAAGAGCGAGGGGTGAGCTACCTTGCGTCCAAGACGGGGTGCGCGCTGACGCGGGAGCGCTTGCGTCGGTATGAGCCGCTCAACACtgtcgacggcgacgtggTAGAGCAGTTTGTGCTGCTCTCGCCGAGCGACAAGAAACACGTCTGCCGCGTCGCCACAGAGGTGTTTCTCCACGCCTTTACTCAGTGCGTCAATGAGTCCGGGATTTTTGTTGCGCCACCATCGAAAGAGGAGCAGTGCATCCTCGCGACCCTAGGAACAGCAATGCGACCTTTTGCACAGTACCCCGAGGAGACGATCGCCCAAGCGAATTCGTTTCTGCATCAAGGTGGCCTTCCGCATGTCCCATtcgctgcggaggcggtaGAGCAGCAGGTTATGAATCTTCAGCGGATGCACTAATCGCCGCCCGCCAGACACCGAGAAAGgccctgcgtgcgtgtttttgtgtgttgcatctttttttttgttgttgttttttgcTCCTTTGTGTCTGTCGATTAAGAGGTCCTTCCTCGCCCACAAAAACAGGTGTAACCGAGTACACctcagcgcacgcgccaTACTTTGTACAGGGaacccctcccttcctcgctactccctcctccactccTGCCTCTCGAGTgctgcatgcgtgtgtgtgtgtgtgtgtgtgtgtgtgacttTGTCGTGGTGCGGCTGGCACGCTgcgccaaaaaaaaaacaagcatCATCACCGAGCTGACCTGGATaggtctcctcctctccctgtGTTCCCCAtgccctcttctctcctcttctaTGCACCTGCGCCCGCTGCCCGCATCACGCACGCATTATCGCGGCCACTGAACACGCGACCCACACCCCACTTAGGTTTTCTCAACGAGAAATGCAGTACCTCGCCGCGTACGCCCTCGTGGCGCTCTCTGGCAAGACGCCGTCGAAGGCGGCCGTTGAGGCTGTCCTGAaggccgccggcgttgcCGTGGATGCCTCCCGCGTGGATGCCGTCTTCCAGGAGCTCGAGGGCAAGAGCTTTGATGCGCTGGTGGCCGAGGGCCGCGCGAAGCTGGTGGGCTCTGgctctgccgctcctgctgccgctgcctccactgctgcagccgccgctgccgtggttGCCGAGGCAAAGAAGGAGGAgcccgaggaggaggccgacgaTGACATGGGCTTCGGTCTCTTCGACTGAGCAGTGTCCGCACTGCGGCGCGTAATGCGCCTCTGCCGAAGAGTTTCACGCCGGCATCTTCTCATTGTTGTGGTGCATCGTTTCTTTCTTTGCTTGTGACTTGGGTTTGTCTTTTTATTTCGAGTGGAAAGGCTCTGCAAAATGAACAACCCGTGGGAGATGAGTAGGAGCGGAGGCGAGGTGGCTGATTGTGAGGCTgcagcgaaaagaaaaaaaaagcagcgacgccctcggcacacgaagagagaacccttcctcctccgttgcTTCCCTCCTCGTAGAAGAGAGATACGATAAATGCCACAGAAGCTGTACGAGAGGCACGGGCGATGTCATGAAGAGAATCCACCGCGCTTTCCTGCCGTGACCCGCTGCCTTTGATGAGTGAGAGAGAGTACTTCTTCTCACAATGGCTTCATTACGACGTTCTGCTCTACTGTGCCTCCCTGCTCGTCTTCTCCCGTTCTCGTTTCTTCATTTTTGTCCTTTCCATGCACTTTCTACCATAACGTTTTTTTGCCTCTTCTCGTACAAGAGGTGTAGTCAACATGCAGTACCTCGCCGCGTACGCCCTCGTGGCGCTCTCTGGCAAGACGCCGTCGAAGGCGGCCGTTGAGGCTGTCCTGAaggccgccggcgttgcCGTGGATGCTTCCCGCGTGGATGCCGTCTTCCAGGAGCTCGAGGGCAAGAGCTTTGATGCGCTGGTGGCCGAGGGCCGCACGAAGCTGGTGGGCTCTGgctctgccgctcctgctgccgctgcctccactgctgcagccgccgctgccgtggttGCCGAGGCAAAGAAGGAGGAgcccgaggaggaggccgacgaTGACATGGGCTTCGGTCTCTTCGACTGAGAAGCCTCCGTGAGTAGTCTACTGTCGTTACTTTCTGACTTGTTTCATTTGCCTTGCTTTCCTTCCGCGAGCAAAAAGCAGCGTAAGCAAACATCCATCCCCGTCGAAGCGATGCTACCAAACGGTCTCCTTGCTGCCATTATCCCCTTAGTAACGGCggccttccctccttcccacGCCCTCAGCTCATCTCCACCAATCGATCACCTTCTCTTGTGTCTCTTTTCTTGGGTTCCTTCTTGACGTATCCTGCATCGACCATGGCCAGGTAGTTGTCATGGCTCTTCAAGAGAATAGGGACTCCTACAAGGTCAAAGCTTTCTCCTTGTCCGAGTTTGTGCAGCAGTGTTCCGACTGCCACCAGCTGTGCCTCGAAAAGACGGCCCGCGTTGTGGAAAACCGCAGTCGTGCCCCGCGGGGATGGGAGGCACTTTTCGACTCCGTTGCGGAGGAGCGGCGGTCTGAGGACTTGGACCTCTGCGAGTCGCGATGCCGGTACATGCAGGCCACCTGCCCGTCACAGGACAGGGTACAACAGTACGAGGAGGctctcgccgccgcgtcacTCAAGCCGAAGAAGAGGACGCCGCCAAACTCGTCTGTGCTGCAGGACGCTTCCCGGTGCGAGCACGCGGTCGAGGTCTTCTCGAATGTCCTGTTTGCCTTGGCGCACAAACCCAGCAAGGTATCCTTCCCGACCAAGGACCTGAAAACGGGAGGCACCAACGACGCCGAGTCCCACGCCGAAGCGCCTACGGAGGCCCACCGAAAGGTGCTCGAGGGGTCTAAGAGCATGGACAACGATATctggcgccgctggagcAAGCTGCGCCAAGAGCGCATCGGCTCAAATGCACAGGACATCACTTCCTCGACCGGCTCCAGCTCGCTGCCGGacacggcagcagcttcggcTGGGTCGAGTGGCACGACCCCAAAGTGGTGACTGAGAGCGGCTTGTTGATGCTTTCTCGCCACGTGCTCCGCTCAAAGGTGTCTCGTATTCCTTTTGGCCATGATAAACGTTATGTGGGCTGGCGCCACgttttcttcctctcccaTGCAGTGCCCGGTACGGACTCTTCCATTTTCTCGTTTGGGCGAGGGCCGCTTTACGGCCTCGCGTTGTGTCAGAAGAAGGCGCCTGATAATAGCAGGGCAACGTCGGCGGCTACTGCTTCGCAAGCAGTACGTCTCCTCCGAGGTTTAGTGTGCGTTTCTGGCGCTGTTTGCCGTTGCACACCAGCACaacagctgctgcgctctgcTGTTTCATGTACCTTGCACAGGAACTCATCTCTCTGAGGCGTTGGCAGGAGGCGTGTTTACTGAAGGAGAAAAATTCCCCGAGCGCGGAAACACAACTACCTCCTCTGGGCTTTCAACCAGAAAAGAAATCTGCTCGGGGAGCAACGCCTTCACCATTCCTTTCTCACTAGCCCCGGAGTTCctttttccgtttttttttttgatgtgcgtgtgtaggaGAAAaaccggtggcggcggacaTGCTCGTGCGTTTAAAATCCGTTCGCGGAAAAGGGTGCCTGCTCGTTCTTTGCACGTAAGGGCCCCGCCCTCCCGTCCACTTGCAAGTTTTCTCTTTATGCAGCCCACCCTTACAAAAACCACCAGCGTTGCTGTCACGTGTAGCGGGCGAATTCAATCGTCTCCTTGTCGTCCCCGCACCTCTGTTCTTTATTCACGGTTCGCTTAATAGAAGTTGAAGCAGTCGGTCTTCACGCCCACAGCGCTTTCTTTTCCGTGTTCGAGAGAACACGCACCTCACACACGTCACACGTCGCCACCCCCAACTCATAGGACACACAACCACTGCCAAAGCCTCCGCACAACCCGCCGATTCCGTAAACTCGTCATACCGCAGCGACACAGGCGCTAGCGTGAGTAGTCATCTTCTGACGTGCACTGCCACGCAGGGGCGCAGTTCAACACCGCAGGCCTTCGGAGTGGTCTCGCTCGCTGCTCAGATGTGCGCAGCTATCATCACGCGTTGCGATGCCAACCAAACTCAAAGGTAGAACACATAGCCTCAACATATATTGGCAGCAGCATTCTCGCTTTGGTGTACGGCACTCACGTTATCCTCCAGCCGAGAACATGGCAGTGTGAATTTCGAACTTTGACCGTCCCCTAAACGTGAGCGACAAGGCTGCGTATCGTTACCTTTTCAGCACCACAGCTGTTCTAACTCGTGAACGGATCAGGTGGATCTTGATTCTGGGCCACCACATGTGGCTCTCTCCGACGACGCACTGCAGAGGATGAACACGCTATCCGTGAAGGCTGAGTGCTGTTTGTGGCCCATCTTGAGAGTCAGTAAGGTTGATCGCAAAGTGATCCTTTTTTCGATATATTGAACGGTGACGGGTAGGCCGCTTTGCGCACATTAGAGGACGGTACACTTTTtgtgagggttagggttagggttagggttagggtttttttctccactgattccttgcacagcgacaccctctccaacaggacgggggcgtgacggtgtactggtgtactggtgtactggtgtactggtgtactggtgtactggtgtactggtgtactggtgtactggtgtactggtgtactggtgtactggtgtactggtgtactggtgtactggtgtactggtgtactggtgtactggtgtactggtgtactggtgtactggtgtactggtgtactggtgtactggtgtactggtgtactggtgtactggtgtactggtgtactggtgtactggtgtactggtgtactggtgtactggtgtactggtgtactggtgtactggtgtactggtgtactggtgtactggtgtactggtgtactggtgtactggttagggttagggttagggttagggttagggttagggttagggttagggttagggttagggttagggtttttttctccactgattccttgcacagcgacaccctctccaacaggacgggggcgtgacggtgtactggtgtactggtgtactggtgtactggtgtactggtgtactggtgtactggtgtactggtgtactggtgtactggtgtactggtgtactggtgtactggtgtactggtgtactggtgtactggtgtactggtgtactggtgtactggtgtactggtgtacgggtgtactggtgtacgggtgtactggtgtacgggtgtactggtgtactggtgtactggtgtactggtgtactggtgtactggtgtactggtgtactggtgtactggtgtactggtgtactggtgtactggtgtactggtgtactggtgtactggtgtactggtgtactggtgtactggtgtactggtgtactggtgtactggtgtactggtgtactggtgtactggtgtactggttagggttagggttagggtgagggttagggttagggttagggttagggttagggtgagggttagggttagggttagggttagggttagggtgtactggtgtactggtgtactggtgtactggtgtactggtgtactggtgtactggtgtactggtgtactggtgtactggtgtactggtgtactggtgtactggtgtactggtgtactggtgtactggtgtactggtgtactggtgtactggtgtgctggtgtactggtgtactggtgtactggtgtactggtgtactggtgtactggtgtactggtgtactggtgtactggtgtactggtgtactggtgtactggtgtactggtgtactggtgtactggtgtactggtgtactggtgtactggtgtactggtgtactggtgtactggtgtactggtgtactggtgtacgggtgtactggtgtactggtgtactggtgtactggtgtactggtgtactggtgtactggtgtactggtgtactggtgtactggtgtactggtgtactggttagggttagggttagggttagggttagggttagggttagggttagggttagggttagggttagggttagggtttttttctccactgattccttgcacagcgacaccctctccaacaggacgggggcgtgacggtgtactggtgtactggtgtactggtgtactggtgtactggtgtactggtgtactggtgtactggtgtactggtgtactggtgtactggtgtactggtgtactggtgtactggtgtactggtgtactggtgtactggtgtactggtgtactggtgtactggtgtactggtgtactggtgtactggtgtactggtgtactggtgtactggtgtactggtgtactggtgtactggtgtactggtgtactggtgtactggtgtactggtgtactggtgtactggtgtactggtgtactggtgtactggtgtactggtgtactggtgtactggtgtactggtgtactggtgtactggtgtactggtgtactggtgtactggttagggttagggttagggttagggttagggttagggttagggttagggtgagggttagggttagggtttttttctccactgattccttgcacagcgacaccctctccaacaggacgggggcgtgacggtgtactggtgtactggtgtactggtgtactggtgtactggtgtactggtgtactggtgtactggtgtactggtgtactggtgtactggtgtactggtgtactggtgtactggtgtactggtgtactggtgtactggttagggttagggttagggttagggttagggttagggttagggtgtactggtgtactggtgtactggtgtactggttagggttagggttagggtgagggttagggttagggttagggtgtactggtgtactggtgtactggtgtactggtgtactggtgtactggtgtactggtgtactggtgtactggtgtactggtgtactggtgtactggtgtactggtgtactggtgtactggtgtactggtgtactggtgtactggtgtactggtgtactggtgtactggtgtactggtgtactggtgtactggtgtactggtgtactggtgtactggtgtactggtgtactggtgtactggtgtactggtgtactggtgtactggtgtactggttagggttagggttagggttagggttatGGTTAGagttagggttagggttagggtgtactggtgtactggtgtactggtgtactggttagggttagggttatggtgagggttagggttagggttatggtgtactggtgtactggtgtactggtgtactggtgtactggtgtactggtgtactggtgtactggtgtactggtgtactggtgtactggtgtactggtgtactggtgtactggtgtactggtgtactggtgtactggtgtactggtgtactggtgtactggtgtactggtgtactggtgtactggtgtactggtgtactggtgtactgg is a genomic window of Leishmania infantum JPCM5 genome chromosome 30 containing:
- the LIP1 gene encoding putative 60S acidic ribosomal protein P2, which produces MQYLAAYALVALSGKTPSKAAVEAVLKAAGVAVDASRVDAVFQELEGKSFDALVAEGRAKLVGSGSAAPAAAASTAAAAAAVVAEAKKEEPEEEADDDMGFGLFD
- the LIP2 gene encoding putative 60S acidic ribosomal protein P2, which gives rise to MQYLAAYALVALSGKTPSKAAVEAVLKAAGVAVDASRVDAVFQELEGKSFDALVAEGRTKLVGSGSAAPAAAASTAAAAAAVVAEAKKEEPEEEADDDMGFGLFD
- a CDS encoding putative ribosomal P protein AGP2beta-1 gives rise to the protein MALQENRDSYKVKAFSLSEFVQQCSDCHQLCLEKTARVVENRSRAPRGWEALFDSVAEERRSEDLDLCESRCRYMQATCPSQDRVQQYEEALAAASLKPKKRTPPNSSVLQDASRCEHAVEVFSNVLFALAHKPSKVSFPTKDLKTGGTNDAESHAEAPTEAHRKVLEGSKSMDNDIWRRWSKLRQERIGSNAQDITSSTGSSSLPDTAAASAGSSGTTPKW